A genomic region of Micromonospora sp. NBC_01796 contains the following coding sequences:
- a CDS encoding Pycsar system effector family protein, whose protein sequence is MGRRARQQVRRRRAAAGVRAEPGPGENFAWQVHAAQESWTAQLDVKASILLAFEGGTIVVSVPTQGWLSAAATDGWPRYLGLAGIVTLVVAMVLTAVTIAPRLGSPRRHRIEYRDNLVYFGHLRLWSPPALGRRLDRLTLADHNQMLSRQLVVMSRLNWRKHRFLQVSIVALLLALGALSGQVFLAWQG, encoded by the coding sequence ATGGGACGACGGGCGAGACAGCAGGTACGTCGTCGCCGGGCAGCCGCGGGCGTCCGGGCGGAGCCGGGACCGGGGGAGAACTTTGCCTGGCAGGTGCATGCGGCGCAGGAGTCCTGGACGGCCCAGCTCGACGTGAAAGCCTCGATCCTGCTCGCCTTCGAGGGCGGCACGATCGTCGTGTCGGTGCCGACCCAGGGTTGGCTCTCCGCGGCGGCCACCGACGGCTGGCCACGCTACCTCGGCCTCGCCGGGATCGTCACGTTGGTGGTGGCGATGGTCCTGACCGCGGTCACGATCGCGCCCCGGTTGGGCTCACCCCGCCGGCACCGGATCGAGTACCGCGACAACCTCGTCTACTTCGGACACCTTCGGCTCTGGTCGCCGCCGGCCCTCGGGCGTCGGTTGGACCGGCTGACCCTTGCCGATCACAACCAGATGCTCTCCCGGCAACTGGTCGTGATGAGCCGGCTCAACTGGCGCAAACACCGATTCCTTCAGGTGTCGATCGTCGCGCTCCTGCTCGCGCTGGGTGCGCTGAGCGGTCAGGTGTTCCTCGCCTGGCAGGGCTGA
- a CDS encoding vWA domain-containing protein, translating to MQVNRKTPGCFVFLLDQSASMSQPMLGAEKKTKAQALADIVNELLQSIVMRSVKSRNEPPRHYFDIGLIGYGTGARPLFSGALAGRLLASVAEVAAGKIRVDRDADGHVQPIWFDPVASGVTHMCAALDLAGKIVEGWTNSHPESGPPIIVNITDGYATDGDPVPVSRRITSGGTNHGSTLLFNIALSSSEATTVAYPSTDRALTDERAKALFQMSSPLPPLMRQYAAELGADVQDNARGFVYNADLEAMIQAIDVGTRT from the coding sequence ATGCAGGTGAATCGCAAGACCCCCGGTTGCTTCGTGTTCCTGCTCGACCAGTCGGCGTCGATGAGCCAGCCGATGTTGGGCGCCGAGAAGAAGACCAAGGCCCAGGCGTTGGCGGACATCGTCAACGAGCTTCTCCAGTCGATCGTCATGCGCAGCGTCAAGTCCCGCAACGAGCCGCCCCGGCACTACTTCGACATCGGTCTGATCGGGTACGGCACCGGCGCACGCCCGCTCTTCTCCGGTGCACTGGCCGGCCGCCTGCTGGCTTCCGTCGCCGAGGTCGCCGCCGGAAAGATCCGGGTCGACCGCGACGCGGACGGTCACGTCCAGCCGATCTGGTTCGACCCGGTGGCCTCGGGGGTGACCCACATGTGCGCGGCCCTCGACCTCGCGGGCAAGATCGTGGAGGGGTGGACGAACAGCCATCCGGAGTCCGGCCCGCCGATCATCGTGAACATCACCGACGGGTACGCGACCGACGGCGACCCGGTCCCGGTGTCGCGCCGGATCACCTCCGGCGGCACCAACCACGGCTCGACCCTGTTGTTCAACATCGCGCTCTCGTCCAGCGAGGCGACCACGGTGGCCTACCCGTCGACCGACCGTGCCCTCACCGACGAGCGGGCCAAGGCCCTGTTCCAGATGTCCTCCCCGCTACCGCCGCTGATGCGCCAGTACGCGGCCGAACTCGGCGCCGACGTACAGGACAACGCCCGAGGGTTCGTCTACAACGCCGACCTGGAAGCGATGATCCAGGCGATCGACGTCGGCACCAGGACCTGA
- a CDS encoding SigE family RNA polymerase sigma factor, translating into MSDDGFREFVEVRYGDLLRTAYLLTGSRDAAQDLLQNALVVTMRRWRQVDEPMAYVRRVMVNERTSLWRRLGSRELLTAIVPQREQPDGTDRLAERDQLLTALRRLPARMRAVLVLRYWEELSEMETAQLLGCSVGTVKSQASRGLARLRDVLGESGDSQVPSKVTVGGIA; encoded by the coding sequence GTGAGTGATGACGGATTCCGGGAGTTCGTCGAGGTTCGTTACGGCGACCTTCTCCGTACCGCCTACCTGCTGACCGGATCACGGGACGCGGCACAGGACCTGCTCCAGAACGCCCTGGTCGTCACGATGCGCCGCTGGCGGCAGGTCGACGAACCGATGGCGTACGTCCGGCGGGTCATGGTCAACGAGCGAACGAGCCTGTGGCGGCGGCTCGGCTCGCGTGAGCTGCTGACCGCGATCGTGCCGCAGCGCGAACAGCCCGACGGCACCGATCGCCTCGCCGAGCGGGACCAACTGTTGACCGCGTTGCGCCGGCTGCCGGCCCGGATGCGGGCGGTGCTGGTCCTGCGGTACTGGGAAGAGCTGTCCGAGATGGAAACGGCGCAGCTTCTCGGCTGTTCCGTGGGCACCGTGAAGAGTCAGGCGTCCCGGGGGCTGGCCCGTCTCCGTGACGTGCTCGGAGAGTCCGGCGATTCGCAGGTGCCGTCGAAAGTGACCGTGGGAGGGATCGCATGA